From a region of the Castanea sativa cultivar Marrone di Chiusa Pesio chromosome 10, ASM4071231v1 genome:
- the LOC142611803 gene encoding multifunctional methyltransferase subunit TRM112 homolog A-like yields MRLLTHNMLSSNIKGVSNGFPLRIEVEKVVEKQVDFNADFLRNMFPKIEWKAFVDAAKTIGYAELPEEVDSSALDSEEFLNKFHHALLELHLEEGALVCPETGRRFPVSKGIPNMLLHEDEV; encoded by the coding sequence ATGAGGCTATTAACACACAACATGCTTTCATCGAACATCAAGGGCGTTAGCAACGGGTTTCCTCTTCGAATCGAGGTAGAGAAAGTGGTGGAGAAGCAAGTCGACTTCAACGCCGACTTCCTCCGCAACATGTTCCCCAAGATCGAGTGGAAGGCCTTCGTCGACGCCGCTAAGACCATAGGCTATGCGGAGCTCCCTGAGGAGGTCGATTCGTCTGCGCTCGACTCGGAAGAGTTCTTAAACAAGTTCCACCATGCCCTTCTCGAGCTCCACCTCGAGGAAGGCGCCCTTGTTTGCCCTGAGACCGGTCGCCGCTTCCCTGTCAGTAAGGGAATCCCCAACATGCTCCTCCATGAGGACGAGGTCTGa